A section of the Osmia lignaria lignaria isolate PbOS001 chromosome 16, iyOsmLign1, whole genome shotgun sequence genome encodes:
- the sev gene encoding receptor protein-tyrosine kinase sevenless isoform X6, giving the protein MLAKGLCVFLKVLALAGSVSAFLPEDLEDRATPANLQEECASKCPDLDLNQNRTDDLSSEVGCGVRCKIDQCTKGCGAWQRALDTSCQAVCNGTQELLPPKELYCVLGCHDALNRYFQQLKAEIGIPPAPALVADSLTATSLRLEWKGIDIERRGGGISYLVQWRYEELAETWQYCRNQSWGEDDQILVENLQPYTKYRDIPASENTTCLKIMGHYMFQNLEPNQNYSISVTMRNGVGEGPSAVTCITTTPEPAVKDTQQPILILGGQHVVMKQDADMLDDPSVIYENPSTICGVAIHVASAQLFVSDSMGYVYRTSLAKRTKPTVILSPSQTNFKPLSLSVDWLNLHLYILGEVKHATIWQIARCNLDGRGLTVAVAGSLMQPTHIEVDPYNGYLFWVNKCGLYRLDLADISNGVKHEVQPYLILEEAYLNAFTVDHTNFQLLVPSHINNTVRSLSLDGRELFNIRNNTQQPKFKNVISLAMANGLFYFTNGEEVLIEGYHSGQNRYFHNAYPDRSNGSFISVNVLMDASQPIPVPVNPPTGVQAVLGVERAKVSWQAPHLLGGQGKGAWQNWSYELEIKDESTGETIHQKDIAGSSHTVHNLREKSEYSIKAAAYTSAGRGPWSTEFRGRTLRDGSHASILWSANEGLLRSDVTGENIETLIYKASLKEAETDYHIVDVTWHKDVLYIVGNNSALYRYNVTSHQKSKMNIHSVGSVAVDWLSRKLYWANPKQQIITRANLNGSHQEPMSILAIVKELMIDSLEAYLYWSTGHAVEVARLNGQDRRYYHSDEIFNGKQVMGLTLDTENRYVYWIVRSYESGSIVYRAPTSERIPMSHKIVPEKVSALQHPNMQGSLCYFSEHLFWLQDDRNAVIGDLSGQNTAVINGIALSGLRMVAVMDPALHQYPKNLTSETVVVLPNAVNYSSIRVEGIWRNFNISWDPVENINYGTVFYEVKFADYINTNSNPEITTETSMPYNNSEQILPYSVLEVTVKAFTYWETAHHTRKILRSPQSVPTQPTNPRAFIEFHKEPLSENVDIFAIFRWDQPEFTNGLITGYTVQCWFIENHTEIQICDNSLIPASLLEHTVQDLLPNTTYYFQVRAHTEIGAGPYTDVINISTIYENPVPQLLVATLDAVRVSDLDQEVNYTITRHIAIEVAYLAAESKIYWINEMQELVTSELNGANATKMLALNNSALSITVDWVARNLYWSESSYIENEGRIMKLDLTTWQVGILKYENIVTTNRRIVNLDVLPSTGSLYWIELTKKDIGVIMQSDLNGKSNQLFFNHTDDCSCPYRPSVIPVMTIDSTNYQKPVMYWISLEGHLNIADINGCTCSLIVSVSFNKGLPPTSLTVDKMNIYWSNIAEDQIYFVNKKYPDDEDIKHFYLPTVRSIKALGKSLQSYPITNCLIPHQVSYNVEESNKTANTITVKLPRPVPQFDCKEYNLPTTLYTIYVSPCLENDPNMCKDTDRTKLQTYETEYQIKNLKPFTKYRLKLALSNYYADLESMSLEFGSGVVLRTGAGAPTAPENVTVEALTPTLAIVYWMPPKILNAAAVRYEIHWKLDSLINGARQKGEQLIKGNERTADGRFFSMLEPWLPGQKYKVFVRAYPAESNDNYSESLGKPVTMYPEPNKIFLTGVSLDSLNVTWTPTVNQVKYTLEYKDVAMEDWQVANDSKMYKNKVTYFIKNLQPRTSYKFRLLIRYPNYKKDFVWPPDGGFTFLTMGDVPSAPGMPTVTKLRNSVYQLNWEPAQAHGSQITLYRLEGMKINEINEQIDSSDNTSWKLYYNGTDNYWIITGDMDDKYRFRVQAKNAYGFGPWSRSSLVIDLTETTGGILATQQHLGLVLGLSVPVITIMLICFCYFLCPVYRQRKEDKKAVLPPLVSDVELATLREIPRGNFVQSNALYASTLQTDPDDSTLPKIRREQITLAKFLGSGAFGEVFQGNAKDLERPGITPVAIKTLRKGASAQEKTEFLQEARLMSHFRHKHVLRLLGVCLDTDPPLLVLELMEAGDLLSYLRASRSLQPSDPHALRLQDLLAMCEDVARGCRYLEDLHFVHRDLACRNCLVSARDRENRVVKIGDFGLARDIYKNDYYRKEGEGLLPVRWMAPESLVDGVFTSQSDVWAFGVLMWEITSLGQQPYPARTNLEVLHHVRAGGRLPKPLNCPPVLHQLMLRCWSAADARPSFKVCLENIVSLRSTIEDAPLSPVHAGHYLARRGVSNMAYFADENQNHNNSGNSWKSSSSEGSRDMQPFLQNSHNAALTSQSSDTPKYLELLADNEDIILRENSTNGYEVPRSIHISHPNLTNTTKPSTNGDLKKNLHSDQEQKDTLSDTKEQLGKKCDKRSSVSSLSLPERKRASLASMTEKSNGSDCSQSGPTVKTILKRDSFTSLTDQRKNKRNIVERRGSEISLEGRSSSSLSSSISLAPPTRPSSSLISSQNVLPLKNSVIGGDTMANDGNVKSTLPKIQRTHSNLQNGKANIPLVINSALLNLLRQTPVVEDSNNIVTYTNINTDAVRVNGS; this is encoded by the exons AATCGAACGGACGACTTAAGTTCAGAGGTGGGGTGTGGAGTACGATGCAAGATCGACCAG TGCACAAAAGGCTGTGGAGCGTGGCAACGAGCACTCGACACGAGCTGTCAAGCCGTCTGC AATGGAACGCAAGAACTGCTGCCGCCCAAGGAACTCTATTGTGTTCTGGGTTGTCACGACGCGCTAAATCGTTACTTCCAACAATTGAAAG CGGAAATCGGCATCCCACCCGCGCCGGCTCTGGTGGCGGACTCGTTGACCGCAACATCTCTGAGGCTCGAATGGAAAGGAATAGACATCGAAAGACGCGGAGGAGGAATCTCGTATCTGGTGCAATGGAGGTACGAAGAACTGGCTGAAACTTGGCAGTACTGCAGAAATCAATCTTGGGGGGAAGATGATCAGATCTTGGTGGAGAACTTGCAGCCGTACACGAAGTACAGA GATATACCAGCGTCAGAGAATACTACATGTCTCAAAATCATGGGTCACTACATGTTTCAAAATCTCGAGCCGAATCAAAATTATTCCATAAGCGTAACTATGAGAAACGGTGTCGGCGAGGGTCCTTCTGCGGTCACTTGCATTACAACAACCCCGGAACCGGCTG TGAAAGACACGCAACAACCAATTCTAATTCTCGGAGGGCAACACGTAGTCATGAAGCAGGACGCGGACATGCTTGACGATCCCAGCGTGATTTACGAGAACCCGAGTACGATTTGTGGTGTCGCGATCCACGTTGCTTCCGCCCAGCTTTTCGTCTCTGATTCCATGGGATACGTGTACAGAACGTCCCTCGCGAAACGAACGAAACCGACAGTGATACTGAGCCCCAGTCAAACTAACTTCAAACCGTTAAGCCTGTCCGTCGATTGGCTGAACCTGCATTTATACATTCTGGGCGAGGTGAAACACGCGACGATTTGGCAGATAGCAAGATGCAATTTAGATGGAAGAGGTTTGACTGTTGCCGTGGCTGGTTCCTTAATGCAACCCACTCACATCGAAGTAGACCCGTACAATGGATACTTATTCTGGGTGAACAAGTGTGGTTTGTACAGATTGGATCTGGCTGACATTAGCAACGGAGTGAAACACGAG GTTCAGCCTTATTTAATCCTGGAAGAAGCTTATTTGAACGCATTCACTGTAGACCACACGAACTTTCAGTTGTTAGTCCCTAGTCACATTAATAACACGGTGAGGTCACTTTCCCTGGATGGTCGGGAGCTGTTCAATATCCGTAACAACACTCAGCAACCGAAATTCAAGAATGTAATCTCTTTAGCAATGGCGAACGGTTTGTTTTACTTTACCAACGGGGAGGAGGTATTGATAGAAGGATATCATTCAGGACAGAACAGATATTTTCATAATGCCTATCCTGATAG GTCGAACGGTTCATTTATCAGTGTCAATGTACTTATGGACGCGAGCCAGCCCATTCCTGTTCCGGTGAATCCTCCCACGGGTGTCCAAGCTGTTCTCGGGGTAGAGAGGGCCAAAGTTTCTTGGCAAGCGCCTCATTTGTTGGGCGGTCAGGGTAAGGGCGCTTGGCAGAATTGGTCCTACGAGCTCGAGATCAAGGACGAGTCCACTGGGGAGACGATCCATCAGAAAGATATCGCCGGATCGTCTCACACTGTGCATAATCTTCGAGAGAAATCAGAGTATTCGATCAAAGCTGCCGCTTATACCAGCGCTGGCAGAGGACCGTGGTCCACCGAATTCAGGGGACGAACGTTAAG AGACGGATCACACGCGTCCATTCTTTGGTCCGCGAACGAAGGTCTCCTAAGAAGCGACGTAACTGGTGAGAATATCGAAACTCTGATATACAAAGCGAGTTTAAAAGAAGCAGAGACCGACTATCATATCGTCGACGTCACTTGGCACAAGGATGTTCTATATATCGTGGGAAATAATTCCGCGTTGTACCGATACAATGTCACTAGCCATCAGAAGAGCAAGATGAACATTCATTCCGTCGGTAGCGTGGCTGTTGACTGGCTATCGAGAAAATTATACTGGGCTAATCCGAAGCAACAAATT ATTACAAGAGCAAATTTAAATGGATCTCATCAGGAACCTATGTCAATTTTAGCCATCGTTAAGGAATTAATGATCGATTCTTTGGAGGCGTATTTATATTGGTCCACAGGTCATGCGGTTGAAGTAGCGCGCTTAAATGGACAGGATAGAAGATACTATCATTCTGACGAGATATTCAATGGCAAACAAGTGATGGGTTTAACGTTGGACACAGAAAACAGATACGTTTATTGGATTGTTCGTAGTTATGAGAGTGGATCGATTGTCTATCGTGCACCAACGTCAGAAAGGATCCCTATGAGTCACAAAATTGTGCCTGAGAAG GTGTCAGCCCTGCAGCATCCAAACATGCAAGGCTCTTTGTGTTACTTTTCAGAGCACCTTTTCTGGCTGCAAGACGATCGAAACGCAGTGATAGGCGATCTGTCAGGTCAGAACACAGCTGTGATAAATGGCATCGCTCTATCGGGCCTTCGTATGGTAGCCGTGATGGATCCAGCTCTTCATCAATACCCAAAGAATCTAACATCAGAGACGGTGGTCGTTCTACCAAACGCGGTTAATTACAGTAGCATCAGAGTTGAAGGGATCTGGAGGAACTTCAACATATCCTGGGACCCTGTGGAGAACATCAACTACGGCACTGTATTCTACGAAGTGAAATTCGCCGACTACATTAACACGAATTCGAATCCAGAGATCACGACCGAGACTTCGATGCCTTACAACAACTCGGAACAGATTCTACCTTATTCGGTCCTGGAGGTGACAGTGAAAGCGTTCACATACTGGGAAACTGCACACCATACCAGGAAGATATTAAGATCACCGCAAAGTGTGCCGACCCAGCCAACCAATCCCAGAGCCTTCATAGAGTTCCACAAAGAACCACTGAGCGAGAACGTAGATATATTCGCGATATTCAG ATGGGACCAACCAGAGTTCACTAATGGTTTGATCACTGGGTACACAGTTCAATGTTGGTTCATAGAGAACCACACAGAGATCCAAATCTGCGATAACTCTTTGATTCCTGCGTCATTACTGGAGCACACTGTGCAAGATCTCTTGCCAAATACAACTTACTACTTCCAAGTTCGAGCGCATACCGAGATCGGCGCAGGGCCGTACACGGATGTGATAAACATTTCAACGATATACGAGAATCCGGTACCCCAACTGTTAGTAGCTACGCTGGATGCGGTTAGGGTATCGGATCTAGATCAAGAAGTAAATTACACGATCACTCGACACATTGCCATCGAGGTGGCCTATCTAGCTGCGGAGAGTAAAATCTATTGGATAAACGAGATGCAAGAGTTGGTCACTTCGGAGTTGAACGGTGCGAATGCCACGAAAATGTTGGCATTGAACAACAGTGCTCTTAGTATAACCGTCGATTGGGTGGCGAGGAACTTGTATTGGTCCGAATCGAGCTACATAGAAAACGAAGGTCGTATCATGAAGTTAGATTTGACCACCTGGCAAGTTGGTATTCTTAAGTACGAGAATATCGTTACGACGAATAGGCGCATAGTGAACCTTGACGTGTTACCATCTACAGG ATCACTGTACTGGATAGAATTAACGAAGAAGGACATCGGAGTGATAATGCAATCAGATTTGAATGGAAAATCGAATCAATTGTTCTTCAATCACACAGACGACTGCTCTTGTCCGTACAGACCATCGGTGATTCCCGTGATGACGATCGACAGCACGAACTATCAGAAACCAGTCATGTACTGGATCTCCCTGGAAGGGCACCTAAACATCGCTGACATCAATGGTTGCACTTGCAGCTTGATAGTGAGCGTGAGCTTCAACAAAGGCCTGCCACCGACCTCGTTAACAGTCGACAAGATGAACATCTATTGGTCCAATATCGCGGAGGATCAGATTTACTTCGTAAATAAAAAGTACCCTGACGATGAAGATATCAAGCATTTCTATCTGCCAACCGTGCGCAGCATAAAAGCTCTTGGGAAATCATTGCAATCCTATCCCATAACGAATTGCTTGATACCCCATCAGGTGTCCTACAACGTCGAAGAATCCAATAAAACAGCGAATACTATCACTGTGAAGCTTCCTCGACCTGTACCTCAGTTCGATTGCAAGGAATACAATTTACCTACGACACTGTACACGATATACGTGTCTCCGTGCTTGGAAAATGATCCTAACATGTGCAAGGACACTGACAGAACAAAGTTGCAGACATACGAAACTGAGTATCAAATAAAGAATCTGAAGCCTTTCACGAAGTACAGATTGAAACTGGCATTGAGCAATTACTATGCTGATTTAGAATCGATGAGCTTAGAGTTTGGCTCTGGCGTGGTACTGAGAACCGGAGCTGGTGCTCCGACTGCTCCAGAAAACGTAACTGTCGAGGCTCTGACCCCAACGTTGGCCATCGTTTATTGGATGCCTCCAAAGATACTAAACGCTGCTGCTGTCCGATACGAAATACATTGGAAGCTAGATAGCCTGATAAACGGGGCACGACAAAAGGGAGAACAGTTGATAAAGGGCAACGAGCGCACCGCGGATGGTCGATTCTTTAGCATGCTCGAACCATGGTTGCCTGGTCAGAAGTATAAAGTGTTCGTCCGTGCCTATCCTGCTGAATCTAACGACAATTATAGCGAGAGTCTTGGCAAACCGGTGACAATGTACCCGGAGcctaataaaatattcttaactGGGGTCAGTTTGGACAGTCTGAATGTAACTTGGACGCCAACCGTGAATCAAGTCAAATACACTTTAGAGTATAAAGATGTTGCCATGGAGGACTGGCAAGTGGCGAATGATTCTAAAATGTACAAAAACAAAGTGACTTACTTTATCAAGAACCTACAACCGCGTACTTCGTACAAATTTCGTCTGCTCATTAGATATCCTAATTATAAGAAAGACTTTGTTTGGCCACCCGATGGGGGGTTCACGTTTCTGACAATGG gtGATGTACCAAGTGCGCCAGGAATGCCTACAGTTACTAAGCTTCGCAATTCCGTGTATCAATTAAACTGGGAACCTGCCCAGGCTCATGGTTCACAGATCACGCTCTACCGTCTAGAAGGGATGAAAATAAACGAGATCAACGAACAAATAGACTCGAGCGATAATACCAGCTGGAAACTGTATTACAATGGAACGGATAATTACTGGATAATCACGGGCGACATGGACGACAAGTATCGGTTCCGGGTTCAGGCTAAAAACGCGTACGGATTTGGCCCATGGAGCAGATCCAGTCTCGTCATTGATTTAACTGAAACTACAGGAGGAATATTAGCGACACAACAGCATCTTGGTTTGGTGCTGGGACTCAGCGTCCCTGTTATCACCATCATGCTCATCTgcttttgttattttctttgcc CAGTGTATCGGCAACGCAAGGAGGACAAAAAGGCAGTTCTACCTCCGTTAGTAAGCGACGTAGAACTGGCGACTCTACGGGAGATACCGAGAGGAAATTTCGTTCAATCCAACGCTCTTTATGCGTCCACTTTGCAAACTGATCCTGATGACTCGACGTTGCCGAAAATCAGAAGGGAACAAATCACGCTGGCCAAGTTTCTGGGCAGCGGGGCATTTGGAGAG GTGTTTCAAGGTAACGCGAAAGATTTGGAGAGACCAGGAATCACCCCGGTTGCTATAAAAACCCTACGAAAGGGAGCATCGGCTCAGGAGAAGACCGAGTTCCTTCAGGAAGCCAGACTTATGAGTCATTTTCGGCATAAACACGTGCTCAGACTTCTGGGAGTTTGTTTAGACACAGATCCACCACTGTTGGTGCTGGAACTGATGGAGGCTGGCGATTTGTTAAGTTATTTGAGAGCCAGCCGATCGTTGCAGCCTTCCGATCCACATGCTCTGCGCTTGCAAGATTTACTTGCCATGTGCGAAGATGTCGCTAGGGGATGTCGTTATTTGGAGGACCTGCATTTTGTACATAGAGATCTAGCCTGCCGAAATTGCCTGGTATCTGCTAGGGATCGAGAGAACCGTGTCGTTAAGATCGGTGACTTTGGCCTTGCCAGGGATATATACAAGAACGATTACTATAGAAAG GAAGGGGAAGGGTTGCTCCCCGTTCGTTGGATGGCTCCTGAATCATTGGTGGATGGAGTATTCACTTCTCAGAGTGACGTTTGGGCATTTGGAGTACTGATGTGGGAAATCACGTCGTTAGGGCAGCAACCGTATCCTGCCAGGACTAATCTAGAAGTATTACACCACGTTCGTGCGGGTGGAAGGTTACCCAAACCTCTCAACTGTCCACCTGTTCTACATCAACTGATGCTGCGTTGTTGGAGTGCCGCTGATGCCAGGCCGAGTTTCAAAGTTTGCCTTGAAAACATAGTTAGTCTTCGTAGCACTATAGAGGACGCGCCGTTAAGTCCGGTACACGCTGGTCATTACCTGGCTAGAAGAG GCGTGTCTAACATGGCTTACTTTGCCGACGAGAATCAAAATCATAATAATTCAG GGAACTCCTGGAAATCGAGCAGTTCCGAAGGCAGTCGCGATATGCAACCATTCCTTCAGAATTCTCATAACGCAGCCCTGACATCGCAATCCAGTGATACACCGAAATATTTAGAGTTATTAGCGGATAACGAGGATATTATTTTAAGGGAAAATTCGACGAACGGATACGAAGTGCCTCGATCGATCCATATCTCTCATCCGAACCTGACTAATACAACCAAACCTAGTACAAATGGAGATCTAAAGAAGAATTTACACTCTGACCAAGAACAGAAAGATACTTTGAGTGACACCAAAGAACAACTGGGGAAGAAATGTGATAAGAGATCTTCGGTATCCAGTTTAAGTTTACCCGAGCGTAAAAGAGCATCGCTTGCAAGTATGACTGAAAAGTCTAACGGTTCTGATTGCTCGCAATCAGGACCGACTGTTAAAACGATCTTAAAAAGAGACTCCTTCACGTCTCTAACTGATCAACGAAAGAATAAAAGGAACATAGTCGAACGACGAGGTTCGGAGATAAGTTTAGAAGGTAGAAGTTCTAGTTCGTTAAGCTCCAGTATCAGTTTAGCTCCACCAACACGACCTAGCTCATCTTTAATTAGTTCGCAaaatgttcttcctctgaagaACAGTGTTATCGGTGGAGACACAATGGCGAACGATGGTAACGTTAAAAGCACATTGCCAAAAATTCAAAGGACTCATTCTAATTTACAAAATGGTAAAGCCAACATTCCTTTGGTGATAAATAGTGCATTGTTAAATTTATTAAGACAAACTCCTGTCGTCGAAGACAGCAACAATATAGTCACGTACACGAATATTAATACGGATGCCGTTAGAGTGAACGGATCCTGA